From Thermogemmata fonticola, one genomic window encodes:
- a CDS encoding polyprenyl synthetase family protein has product MTTAIDATATVHERSPVSTARPSTAAFKDVPPERSLRDAIRAAADAYCRRLDKSKPLTKESTRAMAEEVLRQLGLSERYLGFTMVMITNAFWRDQVAAVPFHRRLMLLPHCLKNAEGCPADYDEFGLDCRKCGACHVGDFRTKAEQLGYKVLISEGTPIVLKIIVSGHVDAIVGVACLNVLEKAFDKVLLAGIPCLATPLLSSNCKNTSVDNDWVFETMGVHTPPPPQQTKTYMHLMRAANKLFEEAELYRLAAPPRGGKLSLSEALHHIDPLIRQEAIALDFLMRGGKRFRPFITLAAYDAMRGAPATRQAEGWEFSDAVKRTALAIETFHKASLVHDDIEDDDAYRYGQQTLHRVYGLGTAINVGDYLIGLGYRLVSRDRQALGSDTAADILDKLAEAHTKLSEGQGAELLWREAPQALSTLEALKIYALKTAPAFEAALYCGIRLAGPVNGLEKSVADFARHLGVAFQILNDIQDWVGDDHNKLLAGQDTFAARPTLLLALALEALPAAERSELLHLLRGSATQPATTPEQPAEWFQRVRELYFAADVFTKADKLVDKFRAKAEAIADELQPDELRELLYYLVDTVLEKGELPQAEPPQLLALTLRS; this is encoded by the coding sequence GTGACCACTGCAATTGACGCCACGGCAACCGTCCACGAACGCTCCCCCGTTTCCACAGCCCGGCCATCCACCGCTGCTTTCAAGGATGTACCGCCCGAACGGAGCCTGCGTGATGCCATCCGGGCTGCGGCCGACGCGTACTGCCGCCGCTTGGACAAGTCCAAGCCGCTAACCAAGGAATCCACACGGGCGATGGCCGAAGAAGTGTTGCGGCAGTTGGGGCTGAGCGAGCGGTACTTGGGCTTCACTATGGTCATGATCACCAACGCCTTTTGGCGGGACCAGGTAGCAGCCGTCCCCTTCCATCGCCGCTTGATGCTACTGCCCCACTGTCTGAAAAATGCGGAGGGTTGCCCGGCGGATTACGATGAATTCGGGCTGGATTGCCGCAAATGCGGAGCCTGCCATGTCGGCGACTTTCGCACCAAAGCGGAACAGCTAGGCTACAAGGTGCTCATCAGCGAAGGTACACCGATCGTTCTGAAAATCATCGTCTCCGGTCATGTGGACGCGATCGTCGGTGTCGCATGCCTCAACGTGCTGGAGAAAGCCTTCGACAAGGTGTTGCTGGCGGGTATTCCTTGCTTGGCCACTCCTTTGCTTTCCAGCAATTGCAAGAACACTTCCGTGGACAATGACTGGGTCTTCGAGACGATGGGCGTCCACACGCCTCCTCCTCCCCAACAAACGAAGACCTACATGCACCTGATGCGGGCCGCCAACAAGCTGTTCGAGGAAGCGGAACTCTATCGTTTGGCGGCCCCTCCGCGGGGAGGAAAATTATCCCTGAGCGAAGCCCTTCACCACATCGACCCTCTCATCCGCCAAGAGGCCATTGCCCTGGATTTCCTGATGCGCGGGGGCAAGCGTTTCCGCCCCTTCATCACTTTGGCCGCTTACGACGCCATGCGCGGCGCACCTGCCACCCGCCAAGCAGAAGGCTGGGAATTCTCCGATGCGGTCAAACGCACCGCTTTGGCTATCGAAACTTTCCACAAAGCGAGCTTAGTCCATGACGACATCGAAGATGACGATGCCTACCGCTATGGCCAGCAGACGCTGCATCGGGTTTACGGCTTGGGAACGGCCATCAATGTCGGCGATTATCTCATCGGCTTAGGTTACCGCTTGGTCTCCCGCGATCGTCAGGCTTTAGGCAGCGACACCGCCGCCGACATTCTGGACAAACTGGCCGAAGCTCACACAAAACTCTCCGAAGGTCAGGGAGCCGAGTTGTTGTGGCGGGAAGCTCCCCAAGCCTTATCGACTCTTGAAGCCCTCAAAATTTACGCCCTCAAGACAGCCCCTGCCTTTGAAGCGGCTCTTTACTGCGGCATCCGTTTGGCCGGGCCAGTGAATGGCCTAGAAAAATCCGTGGCCGACTTTGCCCGCCACCTCGGCGTGGCCTTCCAAATCCTCAATGACATCCAGGATTGGGTCGGTGACGATCATAACAAACTCCTTGCCGGGCAGGACACCTTCGCGGCCCGTCCCACACTTCTGTTGGCTCTGGCTTTGGAAGCCCTTCCCGCGGCCGAGCGCAGCGAACTGCTCCACCTCCTCCGTGGCAGCGCCACACAGCCCGCCACAACACCAGAACAACCGGCGGAATGGTTCCAGCGGGTCCGAGAGTTGTACTTTGCCGCCGATGTCTTCACCAAGGCAGATAAACTGGTCGATAAATTCCGCGCCAAGGCCGAAGCCATCGCGGATGAATTGCAACCCGACGAACTGCGCGAATTGCTCTACTACTTAGTCGATACGGTGCTGGAAAAAGGGGAACTTCCCCAAGCCGAGCCGCCCCAACTGCTCGCTTTGACCCTCCGGTCATGA
- a CDS encoding ThuA domain-containing protein, with product MRSLLCLASWCCLRYCQRMLAKLKFSPRMASGIPVLGLAVGVAGLVTASVAGQADKSFLAESSAKAMHTESFVPPGTLAMIQPTATQLRIDFDPYDQSQVPLEVEPAADYKGKRILLVAGRASHGPGEHEFFAGCVILAKLLRQNANVFPILSRDGWPKNEKMLETADCIVLYMDGGGGHPAIQPKRMELVQRQIDRGVGWVNLHYAVEYPVRQGTRDIAGSVKRWLGGYYETGYSINPHWDAEIRSLPKHPITRGVTPFRLRDEWYYGIRFLEDLRGVTPILQAVPPDNTRRTEATKLRAGQIETLAWAYERPDGGRSFGFTGGHFHRNWGSEHFRRIVVNAILWCAKEEIPPQGAKVAFDPIDLNRHLDRKGKGEFRPILPPAPDR from the coding sequence ATGCGATCTCTGCTTTGCCTTGCGAGTTGGTGTTGCCTCCGATATTGCCAGCGGATGCTTGCCAAGTTGAAGTTCTCCCCGCGGATGGCCAGTGGCATACCGGTCTTAGGATTGGCGGTGGGGGTTGCCGGCCTCGTGACTGCCTCTGTGGCGGGCCAAGCCGACAAGTCGTTCCTCGCGGAATCCTCAGCCAAAGCGATGCATACGGAATCATTTGTCCCCCCTGGCACATTGGCTATGATTCAACCAACTGCAACTCAGTTGCGCATCGACTTCGATCCTTACGATCAGTCCCAGGTTCCCTTGGAAGTCGAACCGGCGGCGGATTACAAGGGCAAACGCATTTTGTTGGTCGCGGGCCGTGCTAGTCATGGACCGGGGGAACATGAGTTCTTCGCCGGCTGTGTAATCCTGGCGAAGCTGCTGCGGCAGAACGCCAACGTGTTTCCCATTCTGTCGCGTGATGGCTGGCCTAAGAACGAAAAAATGCTGGAAACAGCGGACTGCATTGTCCTGTACATGGATGGCGGCGGGGGGCATCCTGCCATTCAACCCAAGCGGATGGAGTTGGTCCAGCGCCAAATCGACCGGGGTGTCGGCTGGGTCAACTTGCACTATGCGGTGGAATACCCTGTGCGGCAAGGGACGCGGGATATTGCCGGCTCGGTCAAACGCTGGCTGGGAGGATATTACGAGACAGGCTATTCCATCAATCCCCACTGGGATGCGGAAATACGGAGTTTGCCCAAGCACCCAATCACACGAGGAGTGACGCCCTTCCGCTTGCGGGATGAGTGGTACTACGGCATTCGCTTTTTGGAGGACCTCCGCGGGGTGACGCCGATTCTCCAGGCGGTGCCGCCAGATAACACCCGGCGCACCGAGGCCACGAAGCTGCGGGCCGGCCAGATCGAAACTTTAGCTTGGGCCTATGAACGCCCCGATGGCGGGCGGAGTTTCGGCTTCACCGGCGGCCACTTCCATCGCAACTGGGGCAGCGAACATTTCCGTAGGATCGTGGTCAACGCTATCCTGTGGTGTGCTAAGGAAGAGATACCGCCGCAGGGGGCCAAGGTGGCGTTCGATCCGATCGATCTCAATCGCCATCTCGACCGCAAAGGGAAGGGGGAGTTTCGCCCCATCCTACCGCCGGCTCCCGACCGGTGA
- a CDS encoding prenyltransferase/squalene oxidase repeat-containing protein: MIQPARLTAAYQRVREALLAERTAAGHWLGELSSSALSTATAVMALQLVNPFEHSERITAGLHWLVKHQNADGGWGDTVRSRSNLSTAMLVRAAFRLIGAEKTWADSVTRLEEYISQQAGATAERRAEAIRRRYGRDRTFSVPILMSCAIAGLVPWQEVPRLPFELAALPQSWYRFARLPVVSYALPALIAIGQCIHAHRGTWNPLAALLRRFTRRRTLRLLRQIQPASGGYLEATPLTSFVIMALARLRQRDTTAEAIIAQGVQFLVHSQRPDGSWPIDTNLATWVTTLAIQAFAAAEDLPSLKNPEHLRDWLLQQQHRHRHPYTGAAPGGWAWTDLPGGVPDCDDTPSAILALEHLLGHPCPPPTELDLARKWLCQLQNSDGGFPTFCRGWGKLPFDRSGPDLTAHALRALRLWHNVGGPVRSQLEQVVDRAWNFLRCCQQADGSWLPLWFGNEHAPDETNPVYGTCRVLAAYRDWGKENIAECRRGVEYLLGAQNSDGGWGGAAGCPSSVEETALCVEILLDLAQNTPERQAVERGLTWLIEAVESERFRQASPIGLYFARLWYYEKLYPLIFTLAALGKAVKRLPPSAP, from the coding sequence ATGATCCAACCGGCACGATTGACAGCAGCCTATCAGCGCGTCCGGGAGGCATTACTAGCGGAGCGAACAGCGGCAGGCCATTGGCTCGGGGAATTATCCAGTTCGGCCTTGTCCACCGCCACAGCGGTCATGGCCTTGCAGCTTGTCAACCCCTTCGAGCATAGCGAACGCATCACCGCTGGTTTGCACTGGCTGGTGAAACACCAGAATGCCGACGGTGGCTGGGGAGACACCGTCCGCAGCCGGTCGAATCTCTCCACAGCGATGCTGGTGCGAGCTGCCTTCCGCCTAATTGGCGCCGAGAAAACTTGGGCGGACAGCGTCACCCGCCTGGAAGAGTACATATCCCAGCAGGCCGGTGCGACCGCTGAACGCCGCGCCGAAGCCATCCGCCGCCGCTATGGAAGGGACCGAACGTTCTCCGTGCCGATCTTGATGAGCTGCGCTATAGCCGGTCTAGTCCCGTGGCAGGAGGTCCCGCGCTTGCCCTTCGAATTGGCCGCGCTGCCGCAAAGCTGGTATCGCTTCGCACGCCTTCCCGTTGTCAGCTATGCTCTGCCTGCGCTGATCGCCATCGGCCAGTGTATTCACGCTCACCGGGGAACCTGGAACCCACTAGCGGCGCTGCTCCGCCGTTTCACGCGCCGACGCACTCTCCGCCTTCTACGGCAGATTCAGCCGGCTAGCGGGGGGTATCTGGAAGCCACACCCTTGACCAGCTTCGTAATCATGGCATTAGCTCGCCTGCGGCAGCGCGACACCACCGCGGAAGCCATCATCGCTCAGGGCGTCCAATTTCTGGTCCATTCTCAACGTCCGGATGGAAGCTGGCCCATCGACACCAATCTGGCCACCTGGGTTACCACCTTGGCCATCCAGGCTTTCGCCGCCGCAGAAGACCTGCCATCTCTGAAAAACCCGGAACATCTGCGTGACTGGTTACTCCAGCAGCAACACCGCCACAGGCATCCCTACACCGGAGCTGCACCGGGGGGATGGGCCTGGACCGATCTACCCGGCGGCGTACCCGATTGCGACGATACCCCCTCTGCGATTCTCGCGCTGGAGCATCTGCTGGGCCACCCCTGCCCACCACCCACCGAATTGGACCTGGCTCGAAAATGGCTCTGCCAATTGCAGAACTCTGACGGCGGCTTCCCCACCTTCTGCCGCGGCTGGGGAAAATTGCCCTTTGACCGCAGCGGCCCGGACCTGACCGCTCATGCCCTACGTGCCCTACGCCTGTGGCACAACGTAGGGGGACCCGTTCGTTCTCAGCTTGAGCAGGTAGTCGATCGCGCCTGGAATTTCCTACGCTGTTGCCAGCAAGCGGACGGAAGCTGGCTCCCTTTATGGTTCGGCAATGAACACGCCCCGGATGAAACCAATCCTGTCTATGGCACCTGCCGAGTATTAGCCGCCTATCGCGACTGGGGGAAGGAGAACATTGCCGAATGCCGGCGGGGGGTGGAGTATTTGCTGGGGGCACAAAACAGCGACGGGGGCTGGGGCGGAGCCGCCGGTTGCCCATCCTCTGTCGAGGAAACCGCCTTGTGTGTGGAGATTCTGCTGGACCTCGCCCAGAATACACCAGAGCGGCAAGCTGTCGAACGCGGCCTGACCTGGCTGATCGAAGCGGTGGAGAGCGAACGGTTCCGCCAAGCGTCGCCCATCGGCCTGTACTTCGCCCGCCTGTGGTACTACGAGAAACTCTACCCCCTCATTTTCACCTTGGCCGCCCTAGGAAAAGCCGTCAAACGACTGCCTCCATCCGCCCCATAA
- a CDS encoding ATP-binding protein: MARNRLTIVISQSPGKHPAKRSLEEAIVAALLGRPEYEVAVVPNLYDLEPDHSGLLFLQAVRGDLVVLSWLYPRAAFWILDRHGIQGHFGKTQLGKAEEEASEEAEPSPSREAQDQTEAPEQAGIGPKGEIPSRWIYPVDLREAERAEEVLAEIERIAEECQQRQAKDATKDAVGAAPPVWVSLGLALQWNGTATPNGTVHPFSEPPANSVHPPPEAGSMTAATFLEPTPRRWYPVIDYSRCTNCLECLDFCLFGVYGVDALERILVENPDQCKKGCPACSRVCPQQAIMFPEYKSPAIAGAEIGATGSVKIDLSKLFGGESGDALSLAVAERDRELINAGRQAVGMSVGIPKRQSHKTEQPKDELDKLVDDLDNLGL, encoded by the coding sequence ATGGCCCGCAACCGATTAACCATTGTGATCTCGCAGTCGCCTGGGAAGCATCCGGCGAAACGTTCGCTGGAAGAGGCGATTGTGGCCGCCCTGTTGGGCCGCCCGGAATACGAGGTAGCCGTCGTGCCCAACCTCTACGATCTGGAGCCGGACCATTCGGGCTTGCTGTTTTTGCAAGCGGTGCGAGGCGACTTGGTTGTTCTTTCGTGGCTGTATCCCCGCGCCGCTTTCTGGATCCTGGACCGCCACGGCATTCAAGGACATTTCGGCAAAACACAGTTGGGCAAAGCAGAGGAAGAGGCCTCAGAGGAGGCGGAACCCTCTCCTTCCAGGGAAGCTCAAGACCAGACAGAAGCCCCAGAGCAGGCGGGAATCGGCCCCAAAGGGGAGATACCCTCCCGCTGGATCTATCCCGTAGATCTCCGGGAGGCGGAACGGGCGGAGGAAGTTCTCGCCGAAATCGAACGGATTGCTGAAGAGTGCCAGCAAAGGCAGGCGAAGGATGCCACCAAGGACGCGGTCGGGGCAGCACCCCCCGTCTGGGTCAGTTTGGGCCTGGCCTTGCAGTGGAACGGAACAGCCACACCGAACGGAACGGTGCACCCCTTTTCGGAGCCGCCGGCAAATTCCGTCCATCCGCCACCAGAAGCGGGAAGTATGACAGCCGCGACATTCCTCGAACCCACCCCCCGGCGCTGGTACCCGGTGATCGATTACAGCCGGTGCACGAACTGCTTGGAATGCCTCGACTTCTGTCTTTTTGGCGTGTACGGAGTGGATGCTCTGGAACGGATCCTCGTCGAGAACCCCGACCAGTGCAAGAAGGGATGTCCAGCTTGCAGCCGGGTGTGCCCCCAGCAAGCGATCATGTTCCCGGAGTACAAATCACCGGCAATAGCTGGGGCGGAGATCGGCGCTACCGGAAGCGTCAAGATCGACCTAAGCAAGCTGTTTGGCGGCGAGAGTGGGGATGCCTTATCCCTTGCTGTCGCCGAACGGGATCGGGAACTGATTAACGCAGGCCGGCAAGCCGTGGGCATGAGCGTGGGCATTCCCAAACGCCAGAGTCACAAAACCGAGCAACCCAAGGATGAATTGGATAAGCTCGTGGACGACCTCGACAATCTCGGCCTGTGA
- a CDS encoding glycine cleavage system protein H, producing MTEPRTFAMGKYLAVLPSELRYCKNHMWCRVGEEGIHTFGFTSYAVRLMRDVYFLEWRIDAGQHVAARQEIGFIETQKATSGLYAPLAGQVIQINPEVLQDPGLINVDCYGAGWLFQLRADPAETLTVDQYHAHLEAGWENTQRIIKAQMNKLGLEE from the coding sequence ATGACCGAGCCGCGCACATTTGCGATGGGGAAGTACCTGGCAGTCCTGCCCTCGGAGCTGCGCTACTGCAAGAACCACATGTGGTGCCGCGTGGGAGAGGAAGGGATCCACACCTTCGGCTTCACCTCTTATGCGGTACGCCTGATGCGGGATGTATACTTTCTGGAGTGGCGGATCGATGCTGGCCAGCACGTTGCGGCCCGTCAAGAAATCGGGTTCATTGAGACGCAGAAAGCCACCTCCGGACTGTATGCCCCTTTGGCAGGGCAGGTCATCCAGATCAACCCAGAAGTATTGCAGGACCCCGGCCTGATCAACGTCGATTGCTACGGCGCCGGCTGGTTATTCCAACTCCGGGCCGATCCAGCAGAGACTCTCACCGTCGATCAATATCATGCGCATCTGGAAGCGGGATGGGAAAATACCCAGCGGATCATCAAAGCTCAAATGAACAAGTTGGGATTGGAGGAATAA
- a CDS encoding coproporphyrinogen-III oxidase family protein, protein MSATAESSHREKSVESNAAPTGSSLRDKIPTEAEQEQTGLGNYFIANYPPFSFWKKEWVPAVYEALSRPPRPNVPLGLYVHIPFCRKRCKFCYFRVYTDKNARDIEIYLEALIQEVELLSRTACVGNRPLDYVYFGGGTPSYLSAGQLDRLLHRLREIMPWDAAREITFECEPGTLQKHKLETLCQHGITRLSLGVENFKPEILQFNGRAHSEEEIYRAYAWARELGFPQINIDLIAGMVGEDWDNWRRCVAKTLELAPDCVTIYQMELPYNTIFSRELRQAGSESLPTSPANRADGSGNQNQTGWQLTLVDETTQQRLEIADWPTKRAWVEYAFAELERAGYTVTSATTAVRNPATTRFVYREALWHGADMFGTGVASFGHINGVHVQNVDTWEQYIGKLQAGELPFGRALVTTERDRLIREVILLLKTGYLDVAYFRDKYGVDIRDEFRPTIQQLCDQGYLQVDSESIRCTRKGLIQIDRHLPRFFDPQYISSRYT, encoded by the coding sequence ATGAGCGCGACAGCCGAGTCTTCGCACCGGGAAAAAAGTGTGGAATCCAATGCGGCGCCAACCGGATCCAGTCTGCGGGACAAAATTCCCACCGAGGCGGAACAGGAACAAACAGGATTAGGCAACTACTTCATCGCCAACTATCCGCCGTTTTCCTTCTGGAAGAAGGAATGGGTACCGGCAGTGTACGAGGCTCTCTCCCGGCCTCCACGCCCCAATGTGCCTTTGGGCTTGTATGTGCACATTCCCTTCTGCCGCAAACGCTGCAAGTTCTGCTACTTTCGGGTCTATACGGACAAAAACGCACGGGACATCGAGATTTATCTGGAAGCGTTGATTCAGGAAGTCGAATTGCTCAGCCGCACGGCGTGCGTCGGGAACCGGCCCTTGGATTATGTCTATTTCGGGGGAGGAACGCCCTCCTATCTTAGCGCAGGGCAATTGGACCGGCTGCTCCACCGCTTGCGGGAGATTATGCCATGGGATGCAGCACGTGAGATCACCTTTGAGTGCGAACCAGGCACTTTACAGAAACACAAGCTGGAAACCCTCTGCCAGCACGGCATCACCCGTTTGAGCTTAGGGGTGGAAAATTTCAAACCGGAGATTCTCCAGTTCAACGGCCGCGCTCACAGCGAAGAGGAGATCTATCGAGCCTACGCTTGGGCCAGAGAACTGGGTTTCCCGCAGATCAACATCGATCTGATCGCGGGAATGGTCGGGGAGGACTGGGACAACTGGCGGCGGTGTGTTGCCAAAACCTTGGAATTGGCACCGGATTGCGTCACCATTTATCAGATGGAGTTGCCCTACAACACGATTTTCTCCCGCGAGTTGCGGCAGGCCGGTTCCGAGAGCCTCCCGACTTCTCCGGCGAACCGCGCCGACGGTAGCGGAAACCAGAACCAAACCGGATGGCAACTAACCCTGGTGGATGAAACGACTCAACAGCGGCTGGAGATTGCTGACTGGCCCACGAAACGCGCCTGGGTCGAGTATGCCTTCGCCGAGTTGGAACGGGCGGGATACACCGTCACCAGTGCGACCACAGCGGTCCGCAACCCTGCGACCACCCGCTTTGTCTATCGGGAAGCGCTCTGGCACGGAGCAGATATGTTCGGCACCGGGGTTGCTTCCTTTGGCCACATCAACGGCGTGCATGTGCAAAATGTCGATACCTGGGAACAGTACATTGGCAAGCTCCAGGCTGGAGAGTTGCCCTTCGGACGTGCCTTAGTCACCACCGAACGCGACCGACTGATCCGCGAGGTGATTCTTTTGCTGAAGACCGGCTATCTGGATGTCGCTTACTTCCGGGACAAATACGGCGTGGACATTCGGGATGAGTTTCGTCCAACGATTCAACAACTCTGCGACCAAGGCTACCTCCAAGTGGATTCCGAGAGCATCCGCTGTACGCGTAAGGGGTTGATCCAAATCGACCGGCATCTGCCCCGCTTTTTCGACCCGCAGTATATCAGCAGCCGATATACGTGA
- a CDS encoding Gfo/Idh/MocA family protein, with translation MPKQPLRIGMVGYGFMGRAHTNAYLQAGRFFPSARYEVVLQAVCARDAAKVRAFAEQWGYASIETDWRKLVERKDIDVVDICVPNNLHKEIAIAAAAHGKGVLCEKPLALNAAEGREMVEAVEKAGVPNMVWYNYRRIPAVSLAKRLVDDGRLGRVFHYRAKFLQDWTIKADLPQGGQALWRLDVQAAGSGVSGDLLAHCIDTAIWMNGRIESVCAMTETFIKERFHNLTGKVEPVGIDDACIFFGRFANGSLANFESTRYARGHKAQYTFEINGENMSLFWDLHDLHRLQVFDYRDEGRIRGWKSVHVTDNSPEHPYMDKWWVPGLAIGYDASFTHQVADFLQGLETGRPAAPTFRDALETQLVLDAILESARTQKWVTVPQL, from the coding sequence ATGCCGAAGCAACCGTTGCGGATTGGAATGGTGGGCTATGGCTTCATGGGCCGTGCCCATACGAATGCCTACCTGCAAGCCGGGCGATTTTTCCCCTCAGCTCGCTATGAGGTGGTGTTGCAAGCGGTCTGTGCTCGGGATGCGGCCAAAGTCCGGGCTTTTGCCGAGCAGTGGGGTTACGCCTCCATCGAGACCGATTGGCGCAAACTGGTCGAACGCAAGGATATCGATGTTGTGGATATTTGCGTGCCCAACAATCTGCATAAGGAAATTGCGATCGCGGCAGCAGCACATGGCAAGGGAGTGCTCTGCGAAAAGCCCCTCGCCCTCAATGCCGCGGAAGGGCGCGAAATGGTTGAAGCGGTGGAAAAGGCCGGTGTTCCCAACATGGTTTGGTACAACTACCGCCGCATTCCCGCGGTTAGTTTAGCTAAGCGCTTGGTCGATGATGGCCGCTTAGGACGCGTCTTCCACTATCGCGCCAAGTTTCTCCAGGATTGGACCATCAAGGCGGACCTGCCTCAAGGCGGACAGGCTCTCTGGCGCTTGGATGTTCAGGCGGCGGGAAGCGGCGTCTCCGGCGATCTGCTCGCCCACTGTATCGACACCGCTATTTGGATGAATGGACGCATCGAAAGCGTCTGTGCCATGACGGAAACCTTCATCAAGGAACGGTTCCACAACCTCACAGGAAAGGTCGAACCGGTGGGGATTGATGACGCCTGCATATTCTTTGGCCGCTTCGCCAACGGCTCCCTCGCCAATTTTGAAAGCACGCGCTATGCACGAGGGCATAAGGCCCAATACACCTTCGAGATCAATGGCGAGAACATGTCCCTGTTTTGGGACCTGCACGACCTGCACCGCTTGCAGGTGTTCGATTATCGGGATGAAGGCCGCATCCGGGGATGGAAGAGCGTCCACGTCACCGACAACAGCCCAGAGCACCCTTACATGGATAAGTGGTGGGTACCGGGCCTAGCGATCGGTTATGACGCCAGCTTTACCCATCAGGTCGCCGATTTCCTCCAAGGGCTGGAAACAGGCCGGCCCGCGGCTCCGACTTTCCGTGATGCCTTGGAAACCCAGTTGGTGCTTGATGCGATCTTGGAGTCCGCTCGGACCCAAAAATGGGTCACCGTCCCCCAATTGTAA
- a CDS encoding carbon-nitrogen hydrolase family protein, with the protein MKGRLSAWGIGTLFIISAATLWAVWSEGRTVPADSNQSGSPPELRAEANLQAAEKLGWFPGSPRPEIRPHFTVEHQADGTLILTIQQDNQPGLGGYWEKRFPVTGGQWYQFRMAYRAQGVAVERRCVLATVHWRNSRGQKARSDEPTVRHFLRGFTVMAETEFPETQPKRADGWSVVEGQYRAPAEASEAVVRLHLRWAPGGRVQWQPAECRPCSAPNPRLVRLATVHYKPQGGKTPLDNCRQYEKLIAEAARLQAHLVVLGEVIPYVGLQRSFAEVAETIPEGPCCRYFAELARRYQLHIVAGLVERDRHCLYNVAVLFGPEGQLLGKYRKVCLPRSEEEAGLTPGEDYPVFETRLGKIGMMVCYDGFFPEVARTLTLRGAELIAWPVWGCNPHLAQARAAENHVFLISSTYEDVSRNWMISAIYDRSGAVLAQAEKWGSVAVAEVDLSRRTYWGSLGDFRAAIRRHCPVIPCEIPSSLHTTPK; encoded by the coding sequence ATGAAAGGGCGGCTTTCGGCTTGGGGCATCGGAACGTTGTTTATTATCAGTGCGGCTACCCTGTGGGCTGTATGGTCAGAAGGGAGGACTGTCCCCGCAGACTCCAACCAAAGCGGGTCACCGCCAGAGTTACGTGCGGAAGCCAACCTTCAGGCGGCAGAGAAGCTGGGATGGTTCCCTGGCAGCCCGCGTCCAGAAATCCGCCCGCACTTTACCGTGGAACACCAGGCCGATGGCACGCTGATCCTGACAATCCAACAGGACAACCAACCGGGACTGGGCGGCTATTGGGAGAAGCGATTCCCAGTCACGGGCGGCCAGTGGTATCAGTTCCGGATGGCTTACCGCGCCCAGGGAGTGGCGGTCGAACGCCGTTGCGTTCTGGCGACCGTCCATTGGCGGAACAGCCGCGGACAGAAAGCCCGGTCTGATGAACCGACTGTCCGGCATTTTCTCCGGGGCTTTACCGTGATGGCGGAAACGGAGTTTCCGGAAACTCAGCCGAAGCGGGCCGACGGCTGGAGCGTGGTCGAGGGCCAATACCGTGCACCGGCCGAGGCTAGCGAGGCGGTCGTGCGCTTGCATCTACGCTGGGCACCCGGCGGTCGCGTCCAGTGGCAGCCGGCGGAGTGCCGACCCTGCTCGGCACCGAATCCCCGTCTGGTCCGACTCGCCACCGTCCATTACAAACCGCAAGGCGGCAAAACTCCCCTCGACAATTGCCGACAGTACGAAAAACTGATTGCCGAAGCCGCCCGACTCCAAGCCCATCTCGTCGTCCTCGGAGAGGTGATCCCGTACGTGGGCCTCCAGCGGAGTTTTGCGGAGGTCGCGGAAACGATCCCAGAGGGCCCTTGTTGCCGGTATTTTGCAGAATTGGCTCGCCGCTATCAGTTGCATATCGTGGCGGGGCTAGTCGAGCGGGACCGGCACTGTCTGTACAACGTCGCCGTCCTCTTCGGTCCGGAGGGACAACTGCTCGGCAAATATCGCAAAGTCTGCCTGCCGCGTAGTGAGGAGGAAGCGGGCTTAACTCCAGGAGAGGATTATCCCGTCTTTGAGACCCGTTTGGGAAAAATCGGGATGATGGTGTGCTACGACGGCTTTTTCCCTGAAGTGGCCCGAACTCTCACCCTGCGAGGAGCCGAGCTGATCGCCTGGCCCGTGTGGGGATGCAATCCGCACCTGGCCCAAGCGCGGGCGGCGGAGAATCATGTTTTCCTCATCAGCAGCACGTATGAGGATGTATCGCGGAATTGGATGATATCGGCGATCTATGATCGCAGCGGAGCGGTGTTGGCTCAGGCGGAAAAATGGGGGAGTGTGGCCGTGGCTGAAGTGGACCTATCCCGCCGCACCTATTGGGGCAGTCTGGGAGATTTCCGGGCGGCGATCCGCCGGCATTGTCCCGTCATTCCCTGTGAAATCCCCTCGTCGCTTCACACCACGCCGAAGTAG